A portion of the Dehalococcoidia bacterium genome contains these proteins:
- the murC gene encoding UDP-N-acetylmuramate--L-alanine ligase, giving the protein MTSESIPQRVHLVGIGGMHMSAIARILLAWGHEVSGSDLRRSHLTDEVERLGAKVYIGHDAANLASDPGPQLVVTTSAATADNPELAEARRRQLPVIKRADMVARIMAGKRAVCVAGSHGKSTTSGLIAYILARAGRDPTYLIGAEVADLGTNAAPGGGPDVVVEADEYDRAFLSYSPSVAVVLNLEPDHLDYYKTMDALREAFEGFVARTVRGGTVLLCADSPGAMALAGHVPPGVSTETYSLRHDLRLPSSVAARAGWYARILRSGDIAAASEQRFEVVRYGDSLGEFSTRLAGAHMVSNALAAIAACSALGLTPAEIRGPLAEYRGVGRRFEKVGEDSGITLMDDYAHHPTEIETLAAAARQRFPGRRLVALFQPHTYARTRYLLDGFRTCFRGFDRLYLLETYAAREAIADGMTAEQLSHEVESPAAGYFPDFESAADGIAAELQPGDVFFTVGAGDVDAVGPMVLERLRKRRGALEAPRPAAGG; this is encoded by the coding sequence GTGACCTCCGAGAGCATCCCCCAGCGCGTCCACCTGGTCGGCATCGGCGGCATGCACATGTCCGCTATCGCCCGGATCCTCCTCGCCTGGGGACACGAGGTCAGCGGCTCCGACCTGCGCCGCTCGCACCTCACGGACGAAGTCGAGCGCCTTGGGGCGAAAGTCTACATCGGCCACGATGCCGCTAACCTCGCCTCTGACCCGGGGCCACAGCTGGTCGTGACCACGTCCGCCGCGACCGCGGACAATCCGGAGCTGGCGGAGGCGCGGCGCCGCCAGCTGCCGGTGATCAAGCGCGCCGACATGGTCGCCCGCATCATGGCCGGCAAGCGAGCGGTCTGCGTCGCGGGCAGTCACGGCAAGAGCACCACCAGCGGCCTCATCGCCTACATCCTCGCCCGCGCCGGCCGCGACCCCACGTACCTCATCGGCGCCGAGGTGGCCGACCTCGGGACGAACGCGGCCCCCGGCGGCGGCCCGGACGTGGTGGTCGAGGCGGACGAGTACGACCGCGCCTTCCTCAGCTACAGCCCTTCGGTCGCCGTGGTCCTCAACCTGGAGCCTGACCATCTCGACTACTACAAGACCATGGACGCCCTGCGCGAGGCCTTCGAGGGCTTCGTGGCCCGTACCGTCCGCGGCGGCACCGTCCTTCTCTGCGCCGACAGCCCGGGCGCGATGGCGCTCGCCGGCCACGTGCCGCCCGGGGTGAGCACCGAGACCTACAGCCTGCGCCACGACCTCCGCCTGCCCTCGAGCGTGGCTGCCCGCGCGGGCTGGTACGCGCGCATCCTGCGGAGCGGCGATATCGCTGCCGCCTCCGAGCAGCGCTTCGAGGTTGTGCGCTACGGCGACTCTCTGGGTGAGTTCTCGACGCGCCTCGCCGGCGCGCACATGGTCTCCAACGCCCTCGCTGCCATCGCCGCCTGTTCGGCCCTCGGGCTGACGCCGGCCGAAATCCGCGGCCCGCTCGCGGAGTACAGGGGCGTCGGCCGGCGCTTCGAGAAGGTCGGTGAGGACTCCGGCATCACCCTGATGGACGACTACGCCCACCATCCGACAGAGATCGAGACCCTGGCCGCGGCCGCGCGCCAGCGCTTTCCCGGCCGCCGCCTGGTGGCGCTGTTCCAGCCCCACACCTACGCCCGCACCCGCTACCTGCTGGACGGCTTCCGGACCTGCTTCCGCGGCTTCGACCGCCTGTACCTGCTGGAGACCTACGCCGCCCGCGAGGCCATCGCCGACGGGATGACCGCCGAGCAGCTCTCACATGAGGTCGAATCGCCGGCGGCCGGCTACTTCCCGGACTTCGAGTCCGCGGCCGACGGCATCGCCGCGGAGTTGCAGCCCGGGGATGTCTTCTTCACCGTGGGCGCCGGCGACGTCGACGCCGTCGGGCCGATGGTGCTCGAGCGCCTCCGCAAGCGGCGCGGCGCCCTCGAGGCTCCTCGCCCGGCCGCTGGTGGTTAG
- a CDS encoding GNAT family N-acetyltransferase: MPPVSIRPATRADVPLLLGFIRALAEYEREPQAVVATEADLDRWLFGERPAAEVVFAAIDGVDAGFALYFPNFSTWLGRPGLYLEDLFVLPEYRRRGLGRALLAHLARICIERGYGRLEWSVLDWNEPSIAFYKSLGAKAMDEWTTYRLEGEALRRLAVSPA; this comes from the coding sequence ATGCCGCCTGTCTCCATCCGCCCCGCCACCCGCGCCGATGTCCCCTTGCTCCTGGGCTTCATCCGCGCCCTCGCCGAGTACGAGCGCGAGCCGCAGGCCGTCGTCGCGACCGAGGCTGACCTCGACCGCTGGCTCTTCGGCGAGCGGCCGGCCGCGGAAGTCGTCTTCGCCGCCATCGACGGCGTCGACGCCGGCTTCGCCCTGTACTTCCCGAACTTCTCCACCTGGCTTGGCAGGCCTGGCCTCTACCTCGAAGACCTCTTCGTCCTTCCGGAGTACCGCCGCCGCGGTCTCGGCCGCGCGCTTCTGGCGCACCTCGCCCGCATTTGCATAGAGCGCGGCTACGGCCGCCTCGAGTGGTCCGTCCTGGACTGGAACGAGCCCTCCATTGCCTTCTACAAGTCGCTGGGGGCGAAGGCGATGGACGAATGGACAACGTACCGCCTCGAAGGCGAAGCCCTCCGCCGCCTCGCCGTCAGTCCGGCGTAA
- the murB gene encoding UDP-N-acetylmuramate dehydrogenase, with amino-acid sequence MLLSPGFLRDLEAIAPVKLDEPLGRYTTFGAGGPADAYAVASSARQVSDIVRLCRRAGVPFFILGSGSNIVVGDRGIRGVVVGNSAQTLTEPRLQGEGGAYLVRADAGCSFAAIARRFAFAGYAGLEWACGIPGSLGGAVVYNAGAYGGCLADVLQRVVIATDDGDLELAAADLHLVYRASDFTRGLMAGKAVIAAEFTLWPGDSAVLRRLVREYDQRRLAAQPRGRNAGSFFKNPPGQPAWKLLDAVGLRGYRIGGAQFSEKHCNFMVNAGGATAADVAALKREAQRRVRERFGIELENEVALVGEGFGDADA; translated from the coding sequence ATGCTGCTCTCGCCAGGCTTCCTCCGCGACCTCGAAGCGATCGCCCCGGTGAAGCTCGATGAGCCCCTCGGCCGCTACACGACCTTCGGCGCCGGCGGCCCCGCCGACGCCTACGCCGTCGCCTCGTCGGCGCGCCAGGTGTCGGACATCGTGCGCCTTTGCCGCCGCGCCGGCGTCCCCTTTTTCATCCTCGGCTCCGGCAGCAACATCGTAGTTGGCGACCGCGGCATCAGGGGCGTCGTCGTCGGGAACAGCGCCCAGACCCTGACCGAGCCACGACTGCAGGGCGAAGGTGGCGCGTATCTCGTCCGCGCCGACGCGGGCTGCAGCTTCGCGGCCATCGCCCGCCGCTTCGCCTTCGCCGGATATGCCGGCCTCGAGTGGGCCTGCGGCATCCCCGGCTCCCTTGGCGGCGCCGTCGTCTACAACGCCGGCGCTTACGGCGGCTGCCTGGCCGACGTCCTTCAGCGCGTGGTCATCGCCACGGACGACGGCGACCTGGAGCTTGCGGCGGCCGACCTCCACCTCGTGTATCGCGCCAGCGACTTCACTCGCGGCCTGATGGCTGGCAAGGCCGTTATCGCCGCCGAGTTCACCCTCTGGCCCGGAGACTCCGCCGTCCTCCGCCGCCTGGTGCGGGAGTACGACCAGCGACGGCTCGCCGCTCAGCCGCGAGGGCGCAATGCGGGCTCCTTCTTCAAGAACCCGCCCGGCCAGCCGGCCTGGAAGCTCCTGGACGCCGTCGGCCTGCGCGGCTACCGCATCGGCGGCGCCCAGTTCTCCGAGAAGCACTGCAACTTCATGGTCAACGCCGGCGGCGCCACCGCCGCCGATGTCGCCGCGCTCAAGCGCGAAGCGCAGCGTCGCGTCCGCGAGCGCTTCGGCATCGAGCTCGAAAACGAGGTCGCCCTGGTGGGTGAGGGCTTCGGAGACGCTGATGCCTGA
- a CDS encoding D-alanine--D-alanine ligase family protein → MPDRLRLGVIFGGRSTEHEVSVVSAQHVIAAADRKRFEVVPIGVTKSGVWLSAAETKAALDLPEPPFKKTLRGGEGQARGPAAIQRGIEALSAVDVVFPLVHGTHGEDGTLQGLLELLDIPYVGCGVAASAIGMDKALMKAAFIADGLPVGQHTIVHLHDWERDPGAGARLIEARLPYPCFVKPANGGSSVGVSKVRNREELLDAIQVASECDTKVLVEEALSGREVECAVLGNHDPEASPVGEVRYRREFYDYEAKYLDPATEVIAPTDLPADVVRRVQDLSLRAFQAIDGKGLSRVDFFLKSDGSLIIEEINTIPGFTPASMYPRLWEAAGVSYSELVTRLVNLALERHREKRIA, encoded by the coding sequence ATGCCTGACCGCCTGCGCCTGGGCGTCATATTCGGCGGCCGCTCGACCGAGCACGAGGTCTCCGTCGTCTCGGCCCAGCACGTCATTGCCGCCGCTGACCGGAAGCGCTTCGAGGTCGTCCCCATCGGCGTCACGAAGTCCGGCGTCTGGCTCTCGGCAGCGGAGACGAAAGCCGCGCTCGACCTCCCGGAGCCGCCCTTCAAGAAGACGCTGCGCGGCGGCGAGGGCCAGGCGCGCGGCCCGGCGGCGATTCAGCGCGGGATCGAGGCCCTCTCGGCCGTCGATGTCGTCTTCCCTCTCGTGCACGGCACCCATGGCGAGGACGGCACCCTCCAGGGTCTGCTCGAACTGCTCGACATCCCCTATGTCGGCTGTGGTGTCGCCGCCAGCGCCATCGGCATGGACAAGGCCCTCATGAAGGCAGCCTTCATCGCGGACGGGCTGCCCGTGGGCCAGCACACCATCGTCCACCTGCACGACTGGGAGCGCGACCCCGGCGCCGGCGCCCGCTTGATCGAAGCGCGGCTGCCGTACCCCTGCTTCGTGAAACCGGCTAACGGCGGGTCGAGCGTGGGCGTGTCAAAGGTCCGCAATCGCGAAGAGCTCCTCGACGCCATCCAGGTCGCCTCCGAGTGCGACACCAAGGTCCTTGTCGAGGAGGCGCTGAGCGGCCGTGAGGTCGAGTGCGCCGTACTGGGCAACCATGACCCGGAGGCTTCGCCCGTGGGCGAGGTGCGCTACCGCCGCGAGTTCTACGACTATGAGGCCAAGTACCTGGACCCCGCCACCGAGGTCATCGCCCCGACCGACTTGCCCGCTGACGTCGTCCGCCGTGTCCAGGACCTCTCGCTGCGCGCCTTCCAGGCGATCGACGGAAAAGGGCTAAGCCGAGTAGACTTCTTCCTAAAAAGCGACGGATCGTTGATAATCGAAGAAATAAATACGATTCCCGGATTCACGCCCGCCAGCATGTACCCTCGCCTCTGGGAGGCGGCGGGGGTAAGCTACAGCGAGCTAGTGACGCGCCTGGTCAACCTGGCGCTCGAGCGGCACAGGGAGAAGCGTATTGCCTGA
- the ftsA gene encoding cell division protein FtsA gives MKTGTYAAIDIGTSKVSTLVGEVSSIEAGPGVGQALRILGVGVAPSQGISRGMVHNIREAQEAIRASVEKAERASGTRILSAHVGIGGAHIESINNRGIVAVPDRTHPISRDDIARALEGAKIISIPSNREILHVVPRYFVVDGQDMVSDPLGMFGQRLDVEAHIITVASSAIANVTKVVEGAGVQVDELVLEPLAAAEAVLTGEEKRQGVILADIGGGSTDIAVYLEGAIHHTATLPVGGTHVTKDLVVGLRCPYHSAEEAKEVYGHALPSTVPADQMVEIESFGAERQRSYSRRQICEIVQARVEEILEMVMTEAGRTVEPRMVSAGLVLTGGTARLPGIDFLAEQVTGLPVRVGYPQHIFGLIDELVDPAYATSVGLLQWAVGAHELVMSARMPAGPTALDGLFRKIGSWFRVLLPE, from the coding sequence GTGAAGACCGGCACCTACGCGGCCATCGACATCGGCACCTCGAAGGTCTCCACCCTCGTTGGTGAGGTCAGCAGCATCGAGGCCGGGCCGGGCGTGGGCCAGGCCCTGCGCATCCTCGGCGTTGGCGTCGCTCCCTCGCAGGGGATCAGCCGCGGCATGGTGCACAACATCCGCGAAGCCCAGGAAGCGATCCGGGCGTCCGTCGAAAAGGCGGAGAGGGCCAGCGGCACGCGCATCCTCTCGGCGCACGTCGGCATTGGTGGCGCTCACATCGAGAGCATCAACAACCGCGGCATCGTCGCCGTCCCGGACCGCACGCACCCCATCTCGCGCGACGACATCGCGCGGGCCCTGGAGGGCGCGAAGATAATCAGCATCCCTTCGAACCGCGAGATCCTGCACGTCGTCCCACGCTACTTCGTCGTCGACGGCCAGGACATGGTCAGCGACCCCCTGGGCATGTTCGGCCAGCGCCTCGACGTCGAGGCCCACATCATCACCGTCGCCTCCAGCGCCATCGCCAACGTCACCAAGGTCGTCGAGGGCGCCGGCGTGCAGGTGGACGAGCTCGTGCTCGAGCCGCTTGCCGCGGCCGAGGCCGTCCTCACCGGCGAGGAGAAGCGCCAGGGTGTCATCCTTGCCGATATCGGCGGCGGGAGCACGGACATCGCCGTGTACCTGGAGGGCGCCATCCATCACACCGCCACCCTCCCTGTCGGCGGTACTCACGTCACCAAGGACCTCGTGGTCGGCCTGCGCTGTCCCTATCACAGCGCCGAGGAAGCGAAGGAGGTCTACGGTCATGCCCTGCCCAGCACCGTGCCCGCCGACCAGATGGTCGAGATCGAGTCCTTCGGCGCCGAGCGCCAGCGCAGTTACTCCCGCCGCCAGATCTGCGAGATCGTGCAGGCCCGCGTCGAGGAGATCCTGGAAATGGTCATGACGGAGGCCGGGCGCACGGTCGAGCCGCGCATGGTCTCGGCAGGCCTCGTCCTGACCGGCGGTACAGCGCGCCTGCCCGGTATCGACTTCCTCGCCGAGCAGGTCACTGGCCTACCGGTGCGCGTGGGCTACCCGCAGCACATCTTCGGCCTGATCGACGAGCTGGTGGACCCGGCTTACGCCACCAGCGTCGGCCTCCTGCAGTGGGCCGTCGGCGCGCACGAACTCGTCATGTCGGCGCGGATGCCAGCCGGCCCCACGGCCCTCGACGGCCTGTTCCGGAAGATTGGCTCCTGGTTCAGAGTCCTCTTACCCGAATGA
- the murA gene encoding UDP-N-acetylglucosamine 1-carboxyvinyltransferase: MPGSGKLVIEGKKPLSGRVRVSGSSNAADAAFAAALLTGEEVVLDNVPDIEDVRMMGAILSFLGAEVRNEGGGRWRLRADKIVRYDAPNEIVANQRASFQVMGPLLARFGEAAACSPGGDVIGSRPLDVHLAGFRALGATVSRRGEQYVAEVAREGDRLKGTRVFLDYPSVTGTMNIIFAAVLAEGTSTIVNAAVEPEIVDIIGMLNSMGAKIRGAGQSIIEVEGVAELHGARHEIIPDRLETGTFMIAAAISRGEAEIEGVEPRHLDALVSKLTSAGVEIEASEGGLRVCGDVPQFTSVQAQALPYPGLATDLQPYLAAFLTQAQGVSVIHERVYENRLLYIGELRKMGADVITAGSTAIITGPTNLYGSVVRALDVRAGGALVLAGLAAEGKTEISDVYHIDRKHEDLAGKLRALGATIERA, translated from the coding sequence TTGCCCGGCAGCGGCAAGCTCGTGATCGAGGGCAAGAAGCCGCTCAGCGGCCGGGTCCGCGTCAGTGGCTCCTCGAACGCCGCGGACGCAGCTTTCGCGGCCGCGCTCCTGACCGGCGAAGAGGTCGTCCTCGACAACGTGCCCGATATCGAGGACGTGCGCATGATGGGCGCCATCCTCTCCTTCCTCGGCGCCGAGGTCCGAAACGAGGGAGGAGGGCGCTGGCGACTCCGGGCCGACAAGATCGTCCGCTACGACGCGCCGAATGAGATCGTGGCGAACCAGAGGGCCAGCTTCCAGGTGATGGGGCCTCTGCTGGCGCGCTTCGGCGAGGCCGCGGCCTGTTCGCCGGGGGGCGATGTCATCGGCTCGAGGCCGCTGGACGTACACCTGGCCGGCTTTCGCGCCCTCGGCGCGACGGTGAGCCGGCGTGGGGAGCAGTACGTGGCGGAGGTGGCGCGCGAGGGTGACCGCCTGAAGGGGACGCGCGTCTTCCTGGACTACCCGAGCGTCACCGGCACCATGAACATCATCTTCGCGGCGGTCCTTGCCGAAGGGACGAGCACAATAGTCAACGCCGCCGTCGAGCCCGAGATCGTGGACATCATCGGCATGCTGAACTCCATGGGTGCGAAGATCCGCGGCGCCGGCCAGAGCATCATCGAGGTCGAGGGCGTGGCGGAGCTCCACGGCGCCCGGCACGAGATCATCCCGGACCGGCTGGAGACGGGCACCTTCATGATCGCCGCTGCCATCTCGCGCGGCGAGGCGGAGATCGAGGGCGTGGAGCCGCGCCACCTCGATGCGCTCGTGAGCAAGCTCACGTCTGCAGGGGTCGAGATCGAGGCCAGTGAGGGCGGGCTACGGGTCTGCGGCGACGTGCCCCAGTTCACGAGCGTGCAGGCGCAGGCGCTGCCCTACCCCGGACTGGCGACGGACCTGCAGCCCTATCTGGCCGCTTTCCTCACGCAGGCGCAGGGCGTGAGCGTGATCCACGAGCGCGTATACGAGAACCGGCTGCTGTACATCGGCGAGCTGCGAAAGATGGGAGCCGACGTGATCACAGCTGGCTCAACCGCGATCATCACTGGGCCTACGAACCTGTACGGCAGCGTGGTGCGCGCGCTGGACGTGCGCGCGGGCGGCGCGCTGGTGCTCGCCGGCCTCGCCGCCGAGGGCAAGACAGAGATCAGCGACGTCTACCACATCGACCGCAAGCACGAGGACCTGGCCGGGAAGCTGAGGGCGCTGGGCGCGACCATCGAGCGGGCATAA
- a CDS encoding FtsQ-type POTRA domain-containing protein, with product MISLAFAAGLTYAALHLPITRVQQVRVTGTETLDTAAVAEITRLAGQSMFRLDLHGARRRLLEVPQVKDVRFSRDWPNTVTVRVVERVPWGYWSVGGRDYPVDYEGVVLAAGAPSAASTRIVETGASRIMGPGDRVDPDAIALADRIFRESPSVLGRGVKELEYKAGVGITAVFTNGLRVTFGDDRAYDYKFAVLSRLLEQLGAAGRTPSAIDLRFGERVTYQ from the coding sequence GTGATCTCCCTTGCCTTCGCGGCTGGCCTTACCTACGCCGCCCTCCATCTCCCCATCACGCGCGTCCAGCAGGTGCGCGTAACCGGCACCGAGACCCTCGACACGGCCGCGGTAGCCGAGATCACGCGCCTTGCCGGCCAGAGCATGTTCCGTCTCGACCTGCACGGGGCGCGCAGGCGCCTGCTCGAAGTGCCCCAGGTCAAGGACGTGCGCTTTTCCCGCGACTGGCCGAACACTGTGACGGTCAGGGTTGTCGAGCGCGTGCCCTGGGGCTACTGGTCCGTCGGCGGCCGCGACTACCCCGTCGACTACGAGGGCGTCGTCCTCGCTGCCGGCGCCCCCTCCGCCGCCTCCACGCGCATCGTCGAGACCGGCGCCAGCAGGATCATGGGCCCCGGCGACCGCGTAGACCCCGACGCCATCGCCCTCGCCGACCGCATTTTCCGTGAGTCGCCGTCCGTCCTCGGACGCGGCGTCAAGGAGCTGGAGTACAAGGCCGGCGTCGGCATCACCGCCGTCTTCACGAACGGCCTGCGCGTGACCTTCGGCGACGACCGTGCCTACGACTACAAGTTCGCGGTGCTGTCCAGGTTGCTCGAACAGCTCGGCGCCGCGGGCCGGACGCCGTCCGCCATCGACCTGCGCTTCGGCGAGAGGGTGACCTACCAGTGA
- the ftsZ gene encoding cell division protein FtsZ, with protein MKPIRDYDGLPPIKVVGVGGGGCNAVNRMAGEKIHGVQLVAVNTDGQALAHVNCDLQIRIGDKLTKGLGAGGDPARGARAAEESRDEIKDAVRGAEMVFVTAGMGGGTGTGGAPIVAEVARETGALTIGVVTRPFSFEGTKRAERADEGIEALQEKVDTLIVIPNDRLLSICDAKASIEDAFRTADDVLRQAIQGISEVITLTGIINLDFADVRKIMSEAGPALLAIGRGRGENRAADAARAAISSPLLEISIEGARGVLFNIVGGKSLGLMEVNQAAQVIRDVVAPDAEIVFGAALDPELGDEVKVTVIATGFSGARQAQRDAEPEAATHDLRDFEDRLRPIRPDVLPAVDTELPTFLRRSVTAR; from the coding sequence ATGAAACCGATACGTGATTACGACGGACTGCCACCGATAAAGGTCGTCGGCGTGGGCGGCGGCGGCTGCAACGCGGTCAACCGCATGGCCGGCGAGAAGATACACGGCGTCCAACTCGTCGCCGTCAACACCGACGGTCAGGCACTGGCTCACGTCAATTGCGACCTGCAGATCCGCATTGGCGACAAGCTGACGAAGGGCCTCGGCGCCGGCGGCGACCCCGCCCGGGGCGCCCGCGCCGCCGAGGAGAGCCGGGACGAGATAAAGGACGCGGTCCGCGGCGCCGAGATGGTCTTCGTCACGGCCGGCATGGGCGGCGGCACCGGCACGGGCGGCGCGCCGATCGTCGCGGAGGTTGCGCGCGAGACTGGCGCCCTCACCATCGGCGTCGTCACCCGCCCCTTCTCCTTCGAGGGCACGAAGCGCGCCGAGCGGGCCGACGAGGGCATCGAGGCGCTGCAGGAAAAGGTCGACACCCTGATCGTCATCCCCAACGACCGCCTGCTCTCCATCTGCGATGCCAAGGCCTCTATCGAGGACGCCTTCCGCACCGCCGACGACGTCCTTCGCCAGGCGATCCAGGGGATCTCCGAGGTCATTACCCTCACCGGCATCATCAACCTCGACTTCGCCGACGTGCGCAAGATCATGAGCGAGGCGGGCCCGGCGCTGCTCGCCATCGGCCGCGGCCGCGGCGAGAACCGCGCCGCCGACGCCGCCCGCGCCGCGATCTCAAGCCCACTTCTCGAGATCAGCATCGAGGGCGCCCGCGGCGTGCTGTTCAACATCGTCGGCGGCAAGTCGCTCGGGCTCATGGAGGTGAACCAGGCCGCCCAAGTCATCCGTGACGTCGTGGCGCCCGACGCTGAGATCGTCTTCGGCGCCGCGCTCGACCCCGAGCTCGGCGACGAGGTCAAGGTCACTGTAATCGCCACTGGATTCAGCGGCGCCCGCCAGGCCCAGCGCGATGCCGAGCCCGAAGCCGCGACGCATGACCTGCGCGACTTCGAGGACCGTCTACGCCCCATCCGGCCCGACGTGCTGCCGGCCGTCGACACGGAGCTCCCCACCTTCCTGCGCCGCAGCGTTACAGCGCGCTGA